A region of Marnyiella aurantia DNA encodes the following proteins:
- a CDS encoding ATP-dependent Clp protease ATP-binding subunit, translating into MDYKFSDGLDKVFKHSKSEARRLKSEFLNTEHLLLGIIKTDNSAREILQNLNADLTQIRRKIETMTVSGVNLLSDEIPNISFTKLADQAVKRSELECRQYKSAEINTVHLLLGILYKFEDPTSSILSAYDVDYEGVSREYQLMLKNSGETPKMSAYDDDDEREEYGQMRKPGASLGSGKSKTPTLDNFGRDLTTLAKDGKLDPVIGREKEIERVSQILSRRKKNNPLLIGEPGVGKSAIAEGLALRIHQKKVSRVLYGKRVITLDLASLVAGTKYRGQFEERMKAIMTELEKNRDVILFIDELHTIVGAGSSTGSLDASNMFKPALARGEIQCIGATTLDEYRQYIEKDGALERRFQKVMVEPTSIDETILILNQIKDKYEDHHNVTYTDEAINACVNLTSRYITDRFLPDKAIDAMDEAGSRVYIKNMKVPTEIIVNEKKIEEIKTQKQQAVKAQDYLEARKLKDEEERLTRELASAQEQWDKDVKEKKEVVSEESVAEVVSMMSGIPVTKVGKNELDKLAQMDDKLNGKVIGQEVAVKKVVKAIQRNRAGLKDPNRPIGTFIFLGTTGVGKTELAKVMARELFDSDDALIRIDMSEYMEKFAVSRLVGAPPGYVGYEEGGQLTEAVRRKPYAVLLLDEIEKAHPDVFNILLQILDEGHITDSLGRKIDFRNTIIILTSNIGTRDLKDFGDGVGFGTTAKKSSSDARARATIENALKKAFAPEFLNRIDDIIIFNSLSKEDIKQIINLELSKLYARLEKLGYTVELTEEAQDFIAEKGWDRDFGARPLKRAIQKYIEDLIAEMLVNKQISEGQTLVLKLNEEKDALEKEEAPKAKKEKV; encoded by the coding sequence ATGGATTATAAATTTTCAGATGGTTTGGACAAAGTTTTCAAACACAGCAAAAGCGAAGCACGACGGCTGAAAAGTGAATTCCTGAATACCGAGCATCTGCTTTTGGGAATCATAAAAACCGATAATTCAGCGCGTGAAATTCTGCAGAATCTTAATGCAGATCTTACCCAGATCCGCAGGAAGATTGAAACCATGACTGTTTCGGGAGTCAATTTACTCAGTGATGAAATACCAAACATATCGTTTACCAAACTGGCCGATCAGGCCGTGAAGCGGTCCGAATTGGAATGCCGCCAGTATAAAAGCGCGGAGATTAATACCGTGCATCTGCTCTTGGGTATTCTTTATAAGTTTGAGGATCCAACTTCAAGCATTTTGAGCGCTTATGATGTAGACTATGAAGGCGTGTCACGTGAATATCAGCTTATGCTTAAGAACTCCGGTGAAACCCCAAAGATGAGCGCTTATGATGATGATGATGAGAGGGAAGAATACGGCCAGATGCGTAAGCCGGGCGCAAGTTTAGGCTCGGGTAAAAGTAAAACTCCTACTTTGGATAATTTTGGCAGAGACCTTACAACCCTTGCAAAGGACGGTAAGCTGGACCCTGTAATCGGACGTGAAAAAGAGATTGAACGGGTTTCACAAATATTGTCGCGCCGCAAAAAGAATAATCCGCTGCTTATTGGTGAGCCTGGTGTGGGTAAATCGGCAATTGCCGAAGGTCTTGCTCTTCGTATTCACCAGAAAAAAGTTTCGCGGGTATTATATGGCAAACGTGTGATTACACTGGATTTGGCCAGTTTGGTGGCTGGAACCAAATATCGTGGTCAGTTCGAAGAACGGATGAAAGCCATCATGACCGAGCTGGAAAAGAACCGCGACGTAATTCTGTTCATTGATGAGCTTCATACCATTGTAGGTGCGGGTAGCTCCACAGGCAGCCTGGATGCTTCCAATATGTTTAAACCGGCGTTGGCACGGGGCGAAATTCAATGCATTGGAGCCACTACTCTGGATGAGTACCGCCAGTATATTGAAAAAGACGGTGCCCTCGAAAGAAGGTTCCAGAAAGTGATGGTTGAACCAACTTCAATTGATGAGACCATCCTTATCCTGAATCAGATTAAAGATAAATATGAAGATCATCACAATGTAACTTATACAGACGAGGCCATAAATGCCTGTGTAAACCTGACTTCAAGATATATTACGGACCGTTTTCTGCCCGATAAAGCCATTGACGCCATGGATGAAGCAGGCTCGCGGGTGTACATCAAGAATATGAAGGTGCCTACTGAAATAATTGTAAATGAGAAGAAAATTGAAGAAATCAAAACTCAGAAGCAACAGGCAGTAAAGGCACAGGATTACCTGGAAGCCCGTAAACTTAAAGATGAGGAGGAAAGACTTACCCGTGAACTGGCTTCAGCCCAGGAACAGTGGGATAAGGATGTGAAGGAAAAGAAGGAAGTTGTTAGCGAGGAAAGTGTAGCCGAGGTAGTGTCCATGATGAGTGGAATACCTGTGACCAAAGTAGGTAAAAACGAACTTGACAAGCTCGCGCAGATGGATGATAAACTGAACGGCAAGGTCATCGGACAGGAGGTAGCGGTGAAAAAAGTAGTAAAGGCCATACAGAGAAACCGCGCCGGACTGAAAGATCCTAACCGACCTATCGGTACATTTATCTTCCTGGGTACCACAGGTGTTGGTAAGACTGAGCTTGCAAAAGTAATGGCCCGCGAACTGTTTGACAGTGACGATGCACTTATCCGTATTGACATGAGTGAATATATGGAGAAATTCGCTGTTTCCAGACTGGTAGGTGCGCCTCCGGGATACGTGGGATATGAAGAAGGCGGACAACTTACTGAAGCCGTAAGAAGAAAACCTTACGCAGTACTGCTTCTTGATGAAATTGAAAAAGCGCATCCGGATGTATTCAACATATTGCTGCAGATTCTGGACGAAGGCCATATAACCGACAGTTTGGGACGTAAGATCGATTTCAGGAATACCATTATAATCCTTACATCCAACATCGGAACCAGAGATCTTAAAGATTTTGGCGACGGTGTTGGTTTCGGCACTACTGCTAAGAAATCGTCTTCCGACGCAAGAGCCAGAGCTACAATTGAGAATGCGCTTAAGAAAGCATTCGCGCCGGAATTCCTGAACAGAATTGATGATATCATTATCTTTAATTCACTGTCTAAAGAAGATATTAAGCAAATTATTAATCTGGAACTTTCTAAACTTTATGCAAGACTAGAAAAACTGGGTTATACTGTTGAGCTTACAGAAGAAGCACAGGATTTCATTGCAGAAAAAGGGTGGGACAGAGACTTTGGTGCAAGACCGCTGAAGAGAGCTATTCAGAAGTATATTGAAGACCTTATTGCCGAAATGCTTGTAAATAAGCAGATTTCCGAAGGTCAGACCCTTGTCCTTAAATTGAATGAGGAGAAAGATGCTTTGGAAAAAGAGGAAGCGCCAAAAGCAAAGAAGGAGAAAGTGTAA
- the mnmA gene encoding tRNA 2-thiouridine(34) synthase MnmA, with the protein MKIVVGLSGGVDSSVAAYLLQQQGHEVIALFMRNWNDASVTLEDECPWVEDSNDALMVAQKLGIPFQVIDMSDLYKERIVDYMFAEYQNGRTPNPDILCNREVKFDVFLQTALSLGADKVATGHYARVDSFESENGGQTYRLLAGKDTNKDQSYFLCQLNQEQLSKALFPIGDLTKPEVREIAKELGLVTAEKKDSQGLCFIGKVSLPTFLQQQLVPKTGEIVEIFNDFPDFHRGSPQFASKLEELQYLSAKTKYNKEDGKVIGTHQGAQFFTIGQSKGLGIGGHKESCFIVSRDMEHNIIYVGEGRNFPGLFRKALKIQNDDVHWVREDHRLKNGESMPVQARIRYRQTLEKAVLYQFEDGLYMEFDQAQSAIAEGQFAAWYAGDELLGSGVIS; encoded by the coding sequence ATGAAGATTGTAGTAGGGCTTTCCGGCGGGGTTGATTCTTCTGTTGCTGCTTATCTGCTTCAGCAGCAGGGTCATGAGGTCATCGCCCTCTTTATGCGCAACTGGAATGATGCCTCTGTAACGCTGGAAGACGAATGTCCCTGGGTGGAAGACAGCAATGACGCGCTGATGGTAGCCCAAAAATTAGGAATACCTTTTCAGGTGATTGATATGAGTGATCTGTATAAAGAGCGGATCGTCGATTATATGTTTGCCGAATATCAGAACGGACGTACACCTAATCCCGATATTCTGTGTAACCGTGAGGTTAAGTTTGATGTTTTTCTCCAAACAGCACTTTCCCTGGGTGCCGATAAAGTAGCTACCGGACATTACGCGCGGGTAGATTCATTTGAGAGTGAAAACGGCGGGCAAACATACCGTTTGCTTGCAGGTAAGGACACTAATAAGGACCAGTCATATTTTCTTTGTCAACTCAATCAGGAACAGCTTTCTAAAGCTTTATTTCCGATTGGTGACCTTACAAAACCCGAAGTTCGCGAAATCGCTAAGGAACTTGGTTTGGTTACTGCAGAAAAGAAAGATTCGCAGGGACTTTGTTTTATCGGCAAGGTAAGTTTACCTACTTTCCTGCAGCAGCAACTGGTTCCAAAAACAGGTGAAATTGTTGAGATATTTAATGATTTCCCGGACTTTCACCGCGGGAGTCCTCAATTTGCCTCAAAGCTTGAAGAACTGCAGTATCTTTCTGCTAAAACAAAATATAATAAAGAAGACGGAAAGGTGATTGGTACTCATCAGGGCGCCCAGTTTTTTACAATTGGACAGAGTAAAGGCCTGGGAATCGGTGGTCATAAGGAAAGCTGTTTCATTGTCTCACGGGATATGGAACACAATATCATTTATGTAGGTGAAGGCCGGAATTTCCCCGGGCTTTTCCGTAAAGCGCTAAAAATCCAAAATGATGACGTTCATTGGGTGCGTGAAGATCATCGGCTTAAAAATGGCGAATCTATGCCGGTACAGGCACGAATCCGGTACAGGCAGACGTTGGAAAAAGCGGTGCTTTATCAGTTTGAAGATGGCCTTTATATGGAGTTTGATCAGGCACAGTCGGCGATTGCGGAAGGTCAGTTTGCAGCCTGGTATGCTGGCGATGAACTTCTGGGCAGCGGTGTAATCTCATAG
- a CDS encoding carboxy terminal-processing peptidase, with amino-acid sequence MFKKSKLNKLLLFVPLMSLMFCFNAAQNDDEKMQTIMVSVKNTLSYLHYSPKPINDAYSQEVYDKYFEMVDFGKRYFLQSDMAEFSKHRTKLDDYLNRGDLTFYKLTVDRLYQRVDEIDKISQEIFSKPINLDEDEVLVLEHKIKKAPANREEQYNEWKKFIKYNILQEMETLNSREETQRKKKDSVQKFGLKDTIKLEILTPEQKLTKATGEVKDLMGETFTRFKKRKKMDWFTVYMNAYSEVFDPHTNYFSPRDKEDFDVNFTGKVIGIGAIIQERKGNLFLGALTVGAPAWKSKQLSEGDKILKVKSLPNKEAVNVVGMLSDEAVRLIRGKEGTAVTLTVEKKDKTVKEVTMIREEVAMEDTYARSIIINSKDGKKFGFINLPGFNAEFDKEDGRNASDDIKNEIIKLKAQNVQGIILDLRNNGGGSLTEVGDIMGLFMNAGPYVQVKDGQGKIQTLRNKTNSPIWNGPLAIMQNELSASASEILAGAMQDYGRAVVIGSPQSFGKGTVQTFVDLNRFLNTNDDFGSLKLTIQKFYRITGESTQKKGIESDIQMKDFFTFSEIGERYDDYALAWDKIPNVAFNKVNGINIPKMKQNSAQRMSVNSNYQLLLESAQWKEDMGKEQSITVNQTKFFELMKQRKEEIKKFEKLDKFNNGLVLSIFPQEMQREKTDEAFKKKTENWKKLLSKDVYLEEAVNIISEMI; translated from the coding sequence ATGTTTAAAAAATCTAAACTAAATAAATTACTTCTATTTGTTCCGTTAATGAGTCTGATGTTCTGTTTCAATGCAGCCCAGAATGACGACGAAAAGATGCAAACCATTATGGTAAGTGTGAAAAACACTCTTTCTTATCTGCATTACAGCCCGAAACCCATTAATGATGCGTACTCCCAGGAGGTTTACGATAAGTATTTTGAGATGGTGGATTTCGGCAAGAGATATTTTCTCCAGTCCGATATGGCTGAATTCAGCAAACACCGTACAAAACTTGATGATTATCTGAACCGTGGCGACCTTACCTTCTACAAACTTACCGTGGACAGGCTTTATCAGCGTGTTGATGAAATCGACAAGATCAGTCAGGAAATCTTCAGCAAGCCTATAAATCTTGATGAGGATGAAGTGCTTGTACTGGAGCACAAAATAAAGAAGGCACCGGCTAACCGCGAGGAGCAGTACAATGAATGGAAGAAATTCATCAAATACAATATCCTTCAGGAAATGGAAACCCTGAACAGCAGGGAAGAGACCCAGCGTAAGAAAAAAGACAGCGTACAGAAATTCGGCCTTAAGGATACAATTAAACTTGAAATCCTGACGCCCGAACAGAAACTTACAAAAGCGACAGGTGAGGTGAAGGATCTTATGGGCGAAACTTTTACCCGATTCAAGAAAAGAAAGAAAATGGACTGGTTTACGGTCTATATGAATGCTTATTCAGAGGTTTTCGATCCACATACCAACTATTTTTCGCCAAGAGATAAGGAAGATTTCGATGTTAACTTCACCGGAAAGGTTATAGGCATCGGAGCAATTATTCAGGAGAGAAAAGGAAACCTGTTTTTGGGAGCACTTACCGTTGGAGCACCCGCTTGGAAATCCAAACAACTTTCGGAAGGCGACAAAATCCTCAAGGTAAAATCACTGCCAAATAAGGAAGCCGTAAATGTAGTTGGAATGCTGTCCGATGAGGCGGTAAGGCTTATTCGCGGTAAGGAGGGAACTGCAGTAACTTTAACTGTAGAAAAGAAAGATAAAACCGTCAAGGAAGTGACTATGATCCGTGAGGAAGTAGCGATGGAAGATACCTATGCAAGAAGTATCATCATTAACTCAAAAGACGGGAAAAAGTTTGGCTTTATCAATCTTCCCGGATTCAACGCCGAGTTTGATAAAGAAGACGGCAGAAATGCATCTGACGATATTAAGAACGAAATCATTAAGCTGAAGGCACAGAACGTTCAGGGAATCATTCTGGACCTCAGAAATAACGGTGGCGGCTCTCTTACAGAGGTTGGCGACATTATGGGCCTTTTTATGAATGCAGGTCCTTATGTGCAGGTAAAAGACGGACAGGGAAAGATACAGACGCTCAGGAATAAAACCAACAGTCCGATTTGGAATGGACCGCTGGCCATTATGCAGAACGAACTTTCCGCGTCCGCTTCAGAGATTCTTGCCGGTGCCATGCAGGATTATGGCAGAGCGGTTGTAATTGGCTCGCCACAGTCCTTTGGTAAAGGAACGGTGCAGACTTTTGTAGACCTGAACCGTTTCCTGAATACGAACGACGATTTTGGTTCTCTGAAACTGACTATACAGAAATTTTACAGGATTACCGGCGAATCCACCCAGAAAAAAGGCATTGAATCGGACATTCAAATGAAAGACTTCTTTACTTTTTCTGAAATTGGTGAACGTTATGATGATTATGCGCTGGCATGGGACAAAATTCCAAACGTAGCCTTTAATAAAGTAAACGGCATCAATATTCCCAAAATGAAGCAGAACAGCGCCCAGCGGATGAGTGTAAACTCCAACTATCAGTTGCTGCTGGAATCTGCACAATGGAAAGAAGATATGGGAAAAGAGCAAAGCATAACCGTAAATCAGACCAAGTTCTTTGAATTGATGAAACAGCGTAAGGAAGAAATCAAGAAATTTGAAAAACTGGACAAATTTAATAACGGACTGGTTCTTTCCATTTTCCCGCAGGAGATGCAGCGTGAGAAAACCGATGAGGCCTTTAAAAAGAAGACCGAAAACTGGAAAAAACTGCTGTCAAAAGATGTTTATCTGGAAGAAGCGGTGAACATAATCTCTGAAATGATATAA
- a CDS encoding superoxide dismutase family protein yields MNKTTLSLAGILALLLTSCATTKTYTIESKSNSEVQGTAMFTQKGNTVELDMNVLKLNPNGVHAAHIHENGDCSAPDGSSAGGHWNPTSHDHGKWGMGEHHTGDLGNLKANAQGTSRLVMKTDKWCLGCSDPSKNLYGKSIIIHAQADDFKTQPTGNAGGRVGCVVIK; encoded by the coding sequence ATGAACAAAACAACTTTATCCCTAGCCGGAATTTTGGCTTTATTGCTGACTTCATGTGCAACAACAAAGACCTACACCATCGAATCCAAGAGCAATTCTGAAGTTCAGGGTACTGCCATGTTTACTCAGAAAGGTAACACTGTAGAACTGGATATGAACGTGCTTAAGCTTAATCCTAACGGTGTACATGCAGCACATATCCATGAAAACGGGGACTGCAGTGCTCCAGATGGAAGTTCGGCAGGCGGTCACTGGAATCCGACTTCACACGACCATGGTAAGTGGGGTATGGGTGAGCACCATACCGGCGACTTAGGCAATTTGAAAGCGAACGCTCAGGGAACTTCAAGGCTGGTAATGAAAACCGATAAATGGTGTCTGGGCTGCAGTGACCCATCTAAAAATCTGTATGGTAAGTCAATTATCATCCATGCTCAGGCCGATGATTTCAAAACCCAGCCCACAGGAAATGCGGGTGGCAGAGTAGGTTGTGTGGTTATAAAATAA
- the surE gene encoding 5'/3'-nucleotidase SurE: MQRPQILVTNDDGITAPGVRNLVEFMNEIGDVTVVAPNSPQSGKGHAITINSTLTFEEIQLDGPQKDYSLSGTPVDCVKFALDKILTRRPDIVVSGINHGANSSINVIYSGTMSAAVEAGVEGLQAIGFSLLDFSWDADFSQAKGFIQEIVRKTLENPMPKGVVLNVNIPKLEKDRIKGIKVCRQAVAKWEENFDERINPHGKKYYWLTGYFNNMDSGADADENALADGYISVVPVKFDLTAHEHMISLGRILNTEASGS; this comes from the coding sequence ATGCAGAGACCTCAGATATTAGTTACCAATGATGATGGCATTACCGCTCCGGGCGTCCGGAACCTGGTTGAATTTATGAACGAGATAGGTGATGTGACTGTTGTTGCGCCCAACTCTCCCCAAAGCGGTAAAGGTCATGCAATCACAATTAACTCCACACTTACTTTCGAGGAAATACAGTTGGACGGACCACAGAAGGATTATTCGCTTAGCGGCACTCCGGTGGACTGCGTAAAATTCGCCTTGGACAAGATACTTACACGCCGTCCGGACATCGTGGTTTCCGGAATTAACCATGGAGCCAATTCGTCAATTAACGTAATCTACTCCGGAACCATGTCTGCAGCGGTTGAGGCCGGTGTGGAAGGTTTGCAGGCCATAGGTTTTTCCCTGCTGGACTTCAGTTGGGATGCCGATTTCAGTCAGGCAAAGGGATTTATTCAGGAAATAGTAAGAAAGACGCTGGAGAACCCAATGCCGAAAGGAGTGGTGCTTAATGTGAATATCCCTAAACTTGAAAAAGACCGGATCAAGGGTATTAAGGTATGCCGTCAGGCAGTAGCCAAGTGGGAGGAAAATTTTGACGAAAGGATTAATCCACACGGTAAGAAATATTACTGGTTAACCGGATATTTCAATAATATGGACTCAGGCGCAGATGCAGATGAGAACGCACTCGCTGATGGATATATTTCTGTTGTTCCGGTGAAGTTTGACCTAACCGCTCATGAGCATATGATAAGTCTCGGACGGATTTTGAATACCGAAGCTAGCGGCTCTTAG
- a CDS encoding SufE family protein, producing MTIKEKQQELVDEFEFLEDWEQKYEYLIDLGKQLNNFPEDKKTDDNLIKGCQSKVWIDASFRDGKLFFNADSDGILPKGIVALLTSIYSGHTTEEILGSDFEFISRIGLQEFLSPSRANGLMAMTKQIKFYAVAYQLKS from the coding sequence ATGACGATTAAAGAGAAACAGCAGGAATTAGTTGATGAGTTTGAATTTCTGGAAGATTGGGAACAGAAATACGAATATCTGATAGATCTGGGTAAGCAGTTAAACAACTTCCCGGAAGACAAAAAGACCGATGACAATCTCATTAAAGGCTGCCAGTCCAAAGTGTGGATAGACGCCAGTTTCCGGGACGGAAAGCTGTTTTTCAATGCAGATTCCGACGGTATTCTGCCCAAGGGCATAGTTGCGTTGCTTACTTCCATTTATAGTGGCCATACCACTGAGGAAATATTAGGTTCAGATTTCGAGTTTATCTCCCGTATTGGCCTGCAGGAATTTCTCTCTCCCTCACGGGCCAACGGACTGATGGCCATGACTAAGCAAATTAAATTTTACGCCGTAGCATATCAACTGAAATCGTGA
- a CDS encoding uroporphyrinogen decarboxylase — protein MSPEIASYCGYTASVFIVLSFVLKDIKKIRFVNMIGCILFVLYGIYSGMLWPIIIPNAILCFVQIYHLIKKEKVSS, from the coding sequence ATGAGCCCAGAAATTGCAAGTTACTGCGGATATACAGCCTCAGTATTTATCGTTTTAAGTTTCGTGCTGAAAGACATAAAAAAGATCCGGTTTGTTAATATGATCGGATGCATCCTTTTTGTGCTTTACGGAATATACAGCGGAATGCTTTGGCCAATAATTATACCTAATGCGATCCTTTGCTTTGTCCAGATTTATCATCTCATCAAGAAAGAAAAGGTTTCCTCATGA
- a CDS encoding glycosyltransferase, with protein sequence MKVLVSAFSSLYTDQRIEKVCRTLHNNGYSISLIGNNWDGAGKMERPYPFFRISMTSTVLRYAYPEFQWKLYRELDRRVDKETVLLANDLDALLPNMLIARKYKIPVVFDSHEIFTEMPAIQGRWTQKVWKFLEKKLVPGMKYMMTESESYAEWFTNTYGVNPVVVRNIPRVIKEPITLTENDTKIILYQGAINKSRGIPSIILAMHHISGAKLIIAGDGPMRTEYEKLSADEGLESKVHFTGRLHPDELRKVTRTADVGVSVEENGGVSYLYSLPNKVADYIQSRVPLVMINFPEMRKVYSQFKVGEMVDNHNPENLAAKIKTVLDKGRLYYQSELHKAAEALNWENEEDKIIGLFEKVQKENFR encoded by the coding sequence ATGAAAGTTTTAGTTTCTGCGTTCAGCAGTCTTTATACAGATCAACGCATTGAAAAGGTTTGCCGGACTCTTCACAATAATGGCTACAGCATCAGTTTGATCGGCAACAACTGGGATGGCGCCGGAAAAATGGAAAGGCCCTATCCCTTTTTCAGGATTTCAATGACTTCCACTGTTCTGCGCTATGCCTATCCCGAATTCCAGTGGAAACTTTACAGGGAATTGGACCGGAGAGTTGATAAGGAAACAGTCCTGTTGGCAAATGATCTGGATGCACTGTTACCCAATATGCTTATTGCCAGAAAGTATAAGATACCAGTGGTTTTTGACAGTCATGAGATTTTTACTGAAATGCCTGCCATCCAAGGTCGCTGGACGCAGAAAGTATGGAAGTTCCTTGAAAAAAAACTCGTGCCTGGCATGAAATACATGATGACCGAAAGTGAGAGTTATGCAGAATGGTTTACGAACACATACGGGGTAAATCCTGTGGTGGTCCGCAACATACCACGCGTCATTAAAGAACCAATAACGCTTACTGAAAACGACACTAAGATTATTCTCTATCAGGGTGCAATAAACAAGTCACGAGGCATACCGAGCATTATACTTGCAATGCATCATATTAGCGGTGCGAAGCTGATTATTGCCGGCGACGGGCCAATGCGTACTGAGTATGAGAAACTTTCTGCCGATGAAGGCCTGGAGAGCAAGGTCCATTTTACCGGAAGACTGCATCCCGACGAACTACGAAAAGTTACGCGCACAGCAGATGTTGGAGTGAGTGTAGAGGAAAACGGCGGCGTAAGCTACCTTTATTCACTCCCAAACAAAGTTGCCGATTATATACAGTCACGGGTACCTTTAGTCATGATTAACTTTCCTGAAATGAGAAAGGTATACAGTCAGTTTAAAGTTGGAGAAATGGTAGATAATCATAATCCTGAAAATCTGGCTGCCAAAATAAAAACCGTTCTGGATAAAGGCAGATTATATTATCAGTCTGAACTTCATAAGGCCGCCGAGGCTCTGAACTGGGAGAATGAGGAGGATAAGATCATAGGTCTCTTCGAAAAAGTTCAAAAGGAAAACTTTCGCTAA
- a CDS encoding glycosyltransferase family 9 protein, translating into MSTVLAYRFSAFGDVAMTAVVIREFLEQNPDTGMVMVSREHFKPLFSSIPNLVFKGINLDDYKGFFGMQRLATQLIGEFNPTHIADLHDVIRTKILNRKFARKGFNVAVIDKGKEEKEVLTDIWNLGKQPLRTTVERYADVFRALGFGLTLSHTLRPDSAPRSGIGFAPFAQHKGKMLPLDKSFELARLLSQKKDIYFFGGGKEEIDTLAQWEKQIPNTKSLAGTLSLSQELEKISSLEVMISMDSANMHLASLAGTRCISVWGSTHHFAGFLGYGQSEDDIVQVKDLTCRPCSVFGDRECFRGDYACLEEIHIQQILEKL; encoded by the coding sequence GTGAGTACCGTCCTTGCATACCGGTTTTCAGCGTTTGGCGATGTAGCCATGACGGCAGTAGTCATACGTGAATTTCTGGAACAAAATCCGGACACCGGGATGGTCATGGTTTCCCGGGAGCATTTCAAACCGCTTTTTAGCAGCATACCAAATCTCGTTTTCAAAGGAATTAATTTGGACGATTATAAAGGTTTCTTTGGGATGCAGAGACTTGCCACCCAGTTAATCGGTGAATTTAATCCTACTCATATAGCAGATCTACATGATGTGATCCGCACTAAAATCCTTAACAGGAAGTTCGCCAGGAAGGGCTTTAATGTTGCAGTGATAGATAAGGGCAAAGAAGAAAAAGAAGTGCTTACCGACATTTGGAACCTAGGGAAGCAACCGCTCCGCACTACAGTGGAACGTTATGCGGATGTTTTTAGAGCCCTGGGTTTCGGACTGACACTTTCGCATACTCTCAGACCCGACAGTGCCCCCAGGTCAGGAATCGGATTTGCGCCTTTTGCCCAGCATAAAGGCAAGATGCTTCCATTGGATAAATCATTTGAACTCGCCAGGCTTCTTTCGCAAAAAAAGGACATCTATTTTTTCGGCGGAGGTAAGGAAGAGATAGATACATTGGCTCAGTGGGAAAAGCAGATACCAAATACAAAAAGTCTGGCCGGTACCCTTTCGCTGAGTCAGGAACTGGAAAAGATCTCAAGTCTGGAGGTGATGATCTCAATGGATTCGGCAAATATGCACCTTGCCAGCCTGGCAGGCACACGCTGCATATCCGTTTGGGGCTCTACACACCATTTTGCCGGCTTTCTGGGATATGGACAGAGCGAAGATGACATCGTGCAGGTAAAAGACCTGACCTGCAGGCCCTGCTCGGTATTCGGGGACCGCGAATGCTTTCGCGGAGATTATGCGTGCCTGGAGGAAATCCACATTCAGCAGATACTTGAAAAACTCTAA